In a genomic window of Flammeovirga agarivorans:
- a CDS encoding BLUF domain-containing protein — protein sequence MIHGYIYSSESKEPFDHESLTKLQEHSSRKNKEHRITGYLTFKQGIFIQYIEGPKSQLDQLIQNLKRDDRHTFINELYFEKPDRIFENWNMRYIDFDDLIEIGFHELLETAFFTINNSFFTKDESIEKINRMLEKIAEVMYKPN from the coding sequence ATGATTCACGGATATATATATAGCAGCGAAAGCAAAGAACCATTTGACCACGAAAGCTTAACTAAGCTACAGGAACATTCTTCTAGAAAGAATAAAGAACACAGAATTACGGGATACCTTACTTTTAAGCAGGGTATTTTTATACAATATATTGAAGGTCCAAAAAGTCAATTGGATCAATTAATTCAAAACTTAAAAAGGGATGATCGACATACATTTATCAATGAGTTGTATTTCGAGAAACCAGATCGAATTTTTGAAAATTGGAATATGAGATATATTGATTTTGATGATTTAATTGAAATTGGTTTTCATGAATTATTAGAAACAGCATTCTTTACAATCAACAATAGTTTTTTTACCAAAGATGAATCTATTGAAAAGATTAACAGAATGTTAGAGAAAATTGCTGAAGTAATGTACAAGCCTAATTAA
- a CDS encoding TIGR01458 family HAD-type hydrolase: MKLQDIQGILCDLDGVLYNDSQLIDGVIESINTLKNRGYKFLFVTNTSGVTSDELFVRLTNMGIPVSSDEILSPPLAALNYVKEKKYNTVEVLGGHSIKELFYKDLKKDIDNPEAIIVGDIGKNWDYQLMNSLFNKILNGSDIIGLHKGKFWKSSDGLRIDIGAFIKGLEFATSKESICIGKPQKEFYESAIKKINISPNNLLMIGDDIIGDIQGAKEANLTAIQVKTGKYREELTKNAIIQPDIIVNDFNELKDLLP, from the coding sequence ATGAAACTTCAAGATATACAAGGTATTTTATGCGACCTTGACGGCGTATTGTACAATGACTCTCAACTCATTGATGGAGTAATCGAAAGTATCAACACATTAAAAAATAGAGGGTATAAATTCCTGTTTGTTACCAATACTTCTGGAGTAACTTCTGACGAGTTATTTGTTCGATTAACGAATATGGGTATACCTGTCTCGAGTGATGAAATTCTAAGTCCTCCATTAGCTGCATTGAATTATGTAAAAGAAAAAAAGTATAATACGGTAGAAGTATTAGGTGGACACTCGATAAAAGAATTATTCTACAAAGACTTAAAAAAAGATATTGACAACCCAGAAGCAATTATTGTGGGAGATATTGGTAAGAATTGGGATTATCAATTAATGAATTCATTATTCAATAAAATATTAAATGGAAGCGATATTATTGGGCTTCACAAAGGAAAATTTTGGAAGTCTTCTGATGGGCTTAGAATTGATATTGGAGCCTTCATTAAAGGATTAGAGTTTGCCACATCCAAGGAATCTATTTGTATTGGTAAGCCACAAAAAGAATTCTATGAATCAGCAATAAAAAAAATCAATATATCTCCGAATAACTTATTAATGATTGGCGATGATATTATTGGTGATATTCAGGGTGCAAAAGAAGCAAATCTCACCGCTATACAAGTCAAAACGGGAAAATACAGAGAAGAATTAACGAAGAATGCGATCATTCAGCCTGATATAATCGTTAATGATTTCAATGAATTAAAAGACCTATTACCTTAA
- a CDS encoding SixA phosphatase family protein, which produces MKTLLLIRHAEAESPYFGVEDKLRVLTQQGYMQAMHTSKRIKSGTYIPEIVFYSDAERTKATTQVLLEQLEIPEEASFAESDFYDATVGRLLDFVNERSDEADCVAIVGHNPTLSFFAEYLTGEEINSLSPADALVITFDFDSWALISQATGQSLVRYTGR; this is translated from the coding sequence ATGAAGACACTATTACTAATAAGACATGCTGAAGCGGAATCACCTTATTTTGGAGTAGAAGATAAATTAAGAGTATTAACCCAACAAGGATATATGCAAGCCATGCATACCTCAAAAAGGATTAAATCTGGCACATATATACCTGAAATAGTATTTTATTCTGATGCTGAAAGAACTAAGGCAACCACTCAGGTATTGTTAGAACAATTGGAAATCCCTGAAGAGGCATCTTTCGCAGAATCAGACTTTTATGATGCTACAGTGGGTAGGCTATTAGATTTTGTCAATGAAAGAAGTGATGAAGCAGATTGCGTGGCTATCGTTGGACATAATCCAACATTGTCGTTTTTTGCGGAGTATTTAACCGGAGAGGAAATTAATTCACTGTCGCCTGCAGATGCTTTGGTCATTACATTTGATTTTGACTCTTGGGCACTTATTTCACAAGCGACAGGACAATCTTTGGTTAGATATACTGGTCGCTAA
- the hisA gene encoding 1-(5-phosphoribosyl)-5-[(5-phosphoribosylamino)methylideneamino]imidazole-4-carboxamide isomerase, whose product MSHKLDIIPAIDLIDGKLVRLSQGDYAQKTVYADDPLVIAKQFEDAGIKRLHLVDLDGAKVKHVVNYGVLDRIVSNTSLVVDFGGGIQSDEDLQKVFDHGAEMVTCGSIAVKEPEKFTSWIEKFGAERMILAADAKNKMIAVSGWQEDSKVPLFDYLQDYTTKGITKVLCTDISKDGMMQGPNTELYREIIAQFPNMELIASGGVSKYEDLVALEEAKIPSVVVGKAIYEGTISIEQIYAHNSK is encoded by the coding sequence ATGTCTCACAAACTTGATATCATCCCTGCCATTGATCTAATTGATGGTAAATTGGTAAGATTATCACAAGGTGATTATGCTCAAAAAACTGTTTACGCGGACGATCCTTTAGTCATTGCTAAGCAGTTTGAAGATGCAGGAATTAAACGTCTACACTTAGTTGATCTTGATGGAGCAAAAGTGAAACATGTGGTAAACTATGGTGTTTTAGACAGAATTGTTTCCAATACTTCTTTAGTTGTTGACTTCGGTGGAGGTATCCAGTCGGACGAAGATCTTCAAAAAGTATTTGATCATGGTGCTGAAATGGTAACATGTGGCAGTATTGCTGTTAAAGAGCCAGAGAAGTTCACTTCATGGATTGAGAAGTTTGGCGCAGAAAGAATGATTCTTGCTGCAGATGCAAAAAATAAAATGATTGCTGTTAGTGGATGGCAAGAAGATTCGAAAGTCCCACTTTTTGATTATCTTCAAGATTACACTACTAAAGGAATTACTAAAGTACTTTGTACTGACATTTCTAAAGACGGTATGATGCAAGGTCCCAATACTGAACTCTACCGTGAAATTATAGCACAATTCCCAAATATGGAATTAATTGCTAGTGGAGGCGTTAGTAAATATGAAGACTTAGTCGCTTTAGAAGAAGCAAAAATACCATCAGTTGTTGTAGGTAAGGCCATTTATGAAGGCACAATATCGATCGAACAGATCTACGCACACAACAGCAAATAA
- the hisH gene encoding imidazole glycerol phosphate synthase subunit HisH: MKVAIIKYNAGNVQSVRYALQRIGIDPILTDNPEEITSADKVIFPGVGEAKSAMDYLKERKLDQLIKDLKQPTLGVCLGLQLMCNHSEERDTDCLGIFDTNVKKFQSEILKVPHMGWNNIHDLKTDLYKGIHENDYVYYVHSYFAELCENTIAVTDYVNPYSASLHKDNFFAAQFHPEKSGDVGQKIIQNFITNF, translated from the coding sequence ATGAAAGTTGCTATTATTAAATACAACGCAGGAAACGTTCAATCTGTGCGTTATGCATTACAACGTATCGGAATTGATCCTATCCTAACAGACAATCCTGAAGAAATAACATCAGCAGACAAAGTGATTTTTCCTGGTGTAGGAGAAGCAAAGTCTGCAATGGATTACTTGAAAGAACGTAAGTTAGATCAATTAATTAAAGACCTAAAACAACCGACTTTAGGTGTTTGTTTAGGACTTCAATTAATGTGTAATCATTCAGAAGAAAGGGATACTGATTGCTTAGGAATTTTCGATACCAACGTAAAGAAATTCCAAAGTGAAATTTTGAAAGTTCCTCATATGGGGTGGAATAATATTCATGATCTAAAAACAGATCTTTACAAAGGCATTCATGAAAATGATTATGTTTACTATGTACATAGTTATTTTGCAGAACTTTGTGAAAACACTATTGCTGTAACAGATTATGTTAATCCATACAGTGCCTCATTGCATAAGGATAATTTCTTTGCAGCACAGTTTCACCCAGAGAAAAGTGGTGATGTTGGACAGAAAATCATTCAAAACTTTATAACAAACTTCTAA
- a CDS encoding alpha-amylase family protein: MTKFYSFLRVFVYLFMGSLFVNCSSNQQQEEQKLKHTFEISTSTEDIQDHKIIIYQMMTRLFGNTNSTNKLWGTLKDNGVGKFDDINDDALQGIKDLGATHVWYTGVIEHAVITDYRKYGIHIDDADVVKGRAGSPYAIKDYYDVNPDLSNKVNNRLEEFESLIERTHKNGLKVIIDFVPNHVARKYHSDKKPKGVVDLGADDNTKVGFEANNNFYYIPGKPFVVPSGYVPLGGDKFPTADGKFNENPAKVSGNGAVTNTPSVNDWFETVRLNYGVNHLSGNGEKVFDINGDVPSTWKKTLAILKYWTEKGVDGFRCDMAEMVPVEYWAWMIPQIKAINPNIRFIAEVYNPKEYRNYIFTGKFDYLYDKVGVYDTLRAVMEDRPGSSLAHLTKVWKDMDGFNNHMLRFLENHDEQRIASKEFSKNPYPGIPGMAVSAALGSGPVMVYFGQEVGEPGAGESGFSGDDGRTTIFDYWGVPEHQKWVNDHKYDGGKLSDAQKALRNKYKQILHASTNDAAIRKGQLIDLQQFNNTNSSYNSEKTYSFIRYVGNQRVLVVANFENQAITTEVIIPTIVQEAIGLKGNEVIDAKDLISGKNIKLDFNSADESGTSISIPANDAYYIEF, translated from the coding sequence ATGACAAAATTCTACAGCTTTTTACGTGTATTCGTTTACCTTTTTATGGGTAGTTTATTCGTAAACTGTTCCTCTAATCAGCAACAAGAAGAACAAAAATTGAAACATACATTCGAAATTTCTACTTCCACAGAAGACATTCAAGATCATAAAATCATCATCTACCAAATGATGACAAGGTTATTCGGTAACACAAATTCTACCAATAAACTTTGGGGTACACTGAAAGATAATGGCGTTGGTAAATTTGATGATATTAATGACGATGCACTTCAAGGCATCAAAGACTTGGGGGCTACTCACGTTTGGTATACAGGGGTAATTGAGCATGCCGTTATCACTGATTATAGAAAATATGGAATCCATATTGACGATGCCGATGTTGTAAAAGGTAGAGCAGGGTCTCCTTATGCCATTAAAGATTACTATGACGTAAATCCAGACTTATCCAACAAAGTCAACAACCGTTTAGAAGAGTTTGAATCATTGATTGAAAGAACGCACAAAAATGGTTTAAAAGTAATCATTGACTTTGTTCCCAATCATGTAGCAAGAAAATATCATTCTGACAAAAAGCCTAAAGGTGTTGTAGACCTAGGAGCTGATGACAATACAAAAGTAGGCTTTGAAGCCAACAACAATTTCTATTATATCCCTGGAAAACCATTTGTTGTTCCTTCAGGATATGTTCCATTAGGTGGGGATAAATTCCCAACTGCAGACGGCAAGTTCAACGAAAACCCAGCTAAGGTATCTGGTAATGGAGCTGTTACTAATACACCTTCTGTAAATGATTGGTTTGAAACTGTGCGTTTAAATTATGGTGTCAATCACCTATCTGGAAATGGCGAAAAAGTGTTTGATATTAATGGAGATGTGCCTTCAACTTGGAAAAAAACACTTGCTATCTTAAAATATTGGACAGAAAAAGGTGTTGACGGTTTCCGCTGTGATATGGCAGAAATGGTCCCTGTTGAATATTGGGCTTGGATGATTCCTCAAATCAAAGCTATTAATCCTAATATTAGATTTATTGCAGAAGTTTATAATCCTAAAGAATACCGCAACTATATCTTCACTGGTAAATTCGATTACTTATATGATAAAGTTGGTGTTTACGATACTTTAAGAGCTGTAATGGAAGACCGTCCTGGCTCTTCACTTGCACACCTAACTAAGGTTTGGAAAGATATGGATGGGTTCAACAACCATATGTTAAGATTCTTAGAGAACCATGATGAGCAACGTATTGCATCAAAAGAATTCTCTAAAAACCCTTACCCAGGTATTCCAGGCATGGCAGTTAGTGCAGCACTAGGTAGTGGTCCGGTAATGGTCTATTTTGGACAAGAAGTAGGTGAACCTGGTGCTGGTGAGTCTGGTTTTAGTGGAGATGATGGTAGAACAACCATTTTTGATTATTGGGGTGTTCCAGAACATCAAAAGTGGGTCAATGACCATAAATATGATGGTGGAAAATTATCTGATGCTCAAAAAGCTTTAAGAAATAAATACAAGCAAATCCTTCATGCATCTACTAATGATGCTGCTATCCGAAAAGGTCAACTTATAGATCTTCAGCAATTCAATAATACTAATTCTAGTTACAACTCTGAAAAAACTTATTCTTTTATCAGATACGTTGGAAACCAAAGAGTGTTAGTTGTTGCCAATTTTGAGAATCAGGCAATTACAACAGAAGTAATCATTCCTACGATTGTTCAAGAAGCAATAGGATTAAAAGGTAATGAAGTGATTGATGCTAAAGACTTAATATCTGGCAAAAACATTAAGCTTGATTTTAACAGTGCTGATGAAAGCGGTACTAGTATTTCGATTCCAGCTAATGATGCTTACTATATTGAATTTTAG
- a CDS encoding response regulator — translation MKKQLIFIDDDELLIEIAKIILNSLEVLREIPTLFFRSGDHFLSEHNFKEDTHKNILFLDLNMPGLDGWQVVDKLVESGNIKNYTIYMLSSSIHPMDKEKADNNPNIAGYIEKPLSKSKVLEATDLKNG, via the coding sequence ATGAAGAAACAACTGATATTTATTGATGATGATGAGCTACTCATTGAAATAGCTAAAATCATACTAAATAGCCTGGAAGTACTAAGAGAAATACCCACACTATTTTTTAGAAGCGGTGATCACTTTTTAAGTGAACATAACTTTAAAGAAGATACCCACAAAAACATCTTATTCTTGGACCTTAATATGCCAGGTTTGGATGGCTGGCAAGTAGTAGATAAATTGGTAGAGTCTGGGAATATAAAGAATTACACGATCTATATGCTGAGTTCAAGTATTCACCCTATGGATAAAGAGAAGGCAGATAACAATCCAAATATAGCTGGGTATATAGAAAAACCACTTTCTAAGTCTAAGGTGTTGGAAGCTACAGACTTAAAAAATGGTTAG
- a CDS encoding SRPBCC family protein: MNVIRSFSLGVFSILVLFFGVGLFLPSHYEVNEQVLIQSKPSKIFFYIDNLQKWEKWAFKLEDPESRVDPQFLGPEEGEGAVHSWFGNDGSKAQLKILSSNPYDEIQLQMITNDGAFISDIVFTLEGGDQGTLVTWNEKGDFGFNPMVRLVAYMSDYNKKIATQYQVALEELKLVVESSKTTSIQ; encoded by the coding sequence ATGAATGTAATTAGATCATTTTCTTTAGGTGTATTTTCTATTCTTGTTCTATTTTTTGGAGTAGGGTTATTCCTTCCTTCACATTATGAAGTAAATGAACAAGTACTGATACAATCTAAACCTTCCAAGATATTTTTTTATATAGATAATTTACAAAAGTGGGAAAAGTGGGCTTTTAAGTTAGAAGATCCAGAGAGTAGAGTAGACCCACAGTTTTTAGGTCCAGAAGAAGGAGAAGGAGCAGTACATTCATGGTTTGGAAATGATGGGTCAAAGGCACAATTGAAGATTTTATCTTCGAATCCTTATGATGAAATACAACTACAAATGATCACAAATGACGGGGCATTTATTTCTGATATAGTGTTCACACTAGAAGGAGGTGATCAAGGAACATTAGTTACTTGGAATGAGAAAGGTGATTTTGGATTTAATCCAATGGTGAGACTTGTAGCCTATATGTCTGACTATAACAAAAAAATAGCCACTCAATATCAAGTGGCTTTAGAAGAACTAAAACTGGTAGTTGAGTCTAGTAAAACTACCTCAATACAATAA
- the pgeF gene encoding peptidoglycan editing factor PgeF, with product MSQPPFNTLNLGNINKDRLEDVLANRQIVKEILGCERLFVGEQKHTNTVAIVKEEHLPSLIEEENPFPETDGIITNVKNIGLLTLAADCTPIILFDPQKQVIGVVHSGWKGTELKILSVALQKMMDEFESEAKDILICFGPFIKKESYEIGEDVIELFKNAYPEIIDEVILPHPIEGKAFLNIEAAQLAQCNAFNIPSENIQFLPFDTYTDHRFYSARKAAPMETGRFGGVIVLR from the coding sequence ATGAGTCAACCACCATTCAATACTTTAAACTTGGGAAACATCAATAAAGATAGATTAGAAGATGTTTTAGCCAATAGACAAATTGTAAAAGAAATTCTTGGTTGCGAACGACTTTTTGTTGGAGAGCAAAAACATACGAATACAGTTGCCATCGTAAAAGAAGAGCACTTACCTTCTTTAATTGAAGAAGAAAACCCTTTTCCTGAAACCGATGGTATTATTACTAATGTCAAAAACATTGGTTTATTAACCTTGGCTGCAGACTGTACCCCAATCATATTATTCGACCCTCAAAAACAGGTCATTGGTGTTGTACATTCAGGTTGGAAAGGTACTGAATTAAAAATTCTTTCAGTAGCACTACAAAAAATGATGGATGAGTTTGAATCGGAAGCAAAAGATATTCTTATTTGTTTTGGACCATTCATCAAAAAAGAATCTTATGAAATAGGTGAAGACGTTATTGAACTTTTCAAAAATGCATATCCAGAAATTATAGATGAAGTTATTTTACCTCATCCAATTGAAGGCAAAGCATTTTTAAATATAGAAGCAGCTCAACTGGCACAGTGTAATGCTTTCAATATTCCTTCAGAAAACATTCAATTTCTACCTTTTGATACTTACACAGATCATAGGTTCTACTCTGCAAGAAAAGCTGCTCCTATGGAAACAGGGCGTTTCGGTGGAGTTATTGTATTGAGGTAG
- a CDS encoding CheR family methyltransferase: MITEQPKYIVGIGASAGGLEAIKDFFINYHADNDLSFIVVQHLSQDHKSLMSELLEKVTHLKIVEVNQDHAILRNHIYLINNHTTLQIKNNRIVVTERSDKNKTLTYPINLLFDSLAKEIGKKAIGIVLSGTGSDGSKGLKAVKDYGGITMVQHPDLAKFNGMPFSAIQAANPDYILSTKEMSNLLSDLTVIENGNSSEESIKNIEDIIDLVSTNEGIDFNLYKSQTLYRRILKMMEYQDIHSIKEYYDHLQYHPQDVKKLCNSFMIGVTTFFRDPEEWEFLEAVVLPKILTKDIIRIWSIGCSTGQEAYSIAILVRELLGNNAAVKDIKIFATDINENAIHRASEGFFSDSEIQHLPKKYQEKYFDFNGKYYEVKEDIRSIITFVQHDILSTPPFLNIDLITCRNLLIYLNQRTQNKILNTIKFSMNKGSYLFLGPSEKNFSDKYLEEINVKRKFFRLKEKFKIIDMDNTSKINKKVKKADQKTEKVAPLPTKYFSELERGLINYFCNSFIVLDTDENIIFSTDDIGKYLKFPKSELVLKETLEFEIYIDIIREVKKVIADGNTRRLKKLKINANSQDQSDIIIRRMRTSDGENLIIIEFSTSNDDKEEDIIDQDNNINNLKNEIKQLHLELKRANKKIEMINEDYQVNNEELMSSNEELQSSNEELQSVNEELYTVNQEYKDKLDEISILNDDFLNLFQSAGIASLYLDKDLKIRRIAPNASKFFGIEKEDIGRSILQFNTFFEIEDGLISIIDRAIKSKEIQEIEIKNAQNLSYLLRVSPIGSYNSKSDGIILSFIPISEFSPIIQLNKNVELYSKVIERTKALYEYQQIYSWSWQKDNNSFHIDEKAKKFINYNSYETFFWRSLEEQLSEYHKTEFTRKINNSIKDGSSFTMSLSVGRYIIEFTCMAKMTKGKVSHLYGTIKDNTQSELNRKKLKQLASTYLELSDLDQFGTFKMKSNAEKSVKINDTLLNWFEFNSQEHNYSLDDIIEHIHPEDRGEFAKITQQKKFSIVVRFITQSKKTLFLKFEGVNKTLEKKDRTMLLAIVFDISDSKSLEMQWKETVNIAEKTTQTLALQNEQLESYTYIASHNIRSPLSNLLALMELYENEKSAEERENFIDLFRKALHQLEKTVNNLSDAIKVQQNISLERKDMLIKEELMKVMDVLSGQINKYGVLVSFDIERGLRINYPEEYLKSIFLNLMSNAIKYRSNERLPIIEVEAYEKDHSVFIEIKDNGIGIDLDKFSHRIFGMYQTFHANQDARGLGLFLTKNQIEATGGTIAVDSTVNQGTKFMITIPKEKI, from the coding sequence ATGATAACTGAACAACCAAAGTACATTGTAGGAATTGGAGCGTCTGCTGGAGGCTTAGAGGCCATCAAAGATTTCTTCATCAATTACCATGCAGACAATGACTTAAGTTTTATTGTTGTTCAACATCTATCTCAAGATCATAAAAGCTTAATGAGTGAGCTTTTAGAAAAAGTAACTCATTTAAAAATCGTAGAGGTAAACCAAGATCACGCTATTCTCAGAAACCATATTTATCTTATCAATAACCACACTACACTTCAAATCAAGAACAATAGAATTGTAGTTACAGAAAGATCTGATAAAAACAAGACGCTAACTTATCCTATCAACTTACTGTTTGATAGTCTTGCAAAAGAAATCGGGAAAAAAGCTATTGGAATAGTCCTTTCAGGGACCGGGAGTGATGGATCTAAAGGTTTGAAAGCTGTCAAAGACTATGGTGGTATCACAATGGTACAACACCCTGACTTAGCTAAATTCAATGGGATGCCTTTTTCTGCAATTCAAGCAGCTAACCCGGACTATATCTTAAGCACAAAGGAAATGTCAAATCTTTTAAGTGATCTAACGGTTATTGAAAATGGTAATTCCTCAGAAGAATCCATCAAAAATATTGAGGATATCATTGATTTAGTTTCTACGAATGAAGGTATCGATTTCAACCTGTACAAAAGTCAGACTTTATACAGAAGGATCTTGAAAATGATGGAATACCAGGACATTCATTCTATCAAAGAGTACTACGATCACCTTCAATACCATCCACAAGATGTAAAAAAGCTATGCAATAGCTTTATGATTGGTGTGACGACATTCTTTAGAGACCCTGAAGAATGGGAATTTTTAGAAGCAGTTGTTCTGCCAAAAATACTCACAAAAGATATTATTAGAATTTGGTCTATCGGCTGTAGTACTGGTCAGGAGGCTTACTCTATTGCAATTTTAGTAAGAGAACTGTTAGGTAATAATGCAGCAGTTAAAGATATAAAAATATTTGCTACAGATATTAATGAAAATGCCATTCACAGAGCATCTGAAGGCTTTTTCTCTGATAGTGAAATACAACATCTGCCAAAGAAATACCAAGAAAAGTATTTTGACTTCAATGGTAAATATTATGAGGTAAAAGAGGATATCAGAAGCATTATCACTTTTGTTCAACATGATATTCTATCTACCCCTCCTTTTTTAAATATAGACCTAATTACTTGTAGAAACTTATTGATATATCTTAATCAAAGAACTCAGAATAAAATTCTGAATACCATTAAGTTTTCTATGAACAAAGGAAGTTACCTCTTCCTAGGCCCTTCGGAGAAAAACTTCTCTGATAAATATTTAGAAGAAATCAACGTAAAAAGAAAGTTCTTCAGACTTAAAGAAAAGTTCAAAATTATTGATATGGATAACACTTCAAAAATCAATAAAAAAGTAAAAAAAGCAGACCAGAAAACGGAAAAAGTTGCCCCTCTACCAACTAAGTATTTTTCAGAATTAGAAAGAGGGCTTATCAACTATTTCTGTAACTCTTTTATCGTATTAGATACAGATGAGAATATTATCTTTTCAACTGATGATATAGGCAAATACTTAAAGTTTCCGAAATCTGAATTAGTCCTTAAGGAAACATTAGAATTCGAGATCTATATCGATATTATCAGAGAGGTGAAAAAGGTAATTGCTGATGGTAATACAAGAAGACTGAAGAAGTTAAAGATAAATGCCAACAGTCAGGACCAATCTGATATTATTATCAGAAGGATGAGGACTTCAGATGGCGAAAACTTAATCATTATTGAATTCTCAACCAGTAATGATGACAAAGAAGAAGATATTATCGATCAAGACAATAATATCAATAACCTCAAAAATGAGATCAAACAACTTCACTTGGAACTAAAAAGAGCCAATAAGAAGATTGAAATGATCAACGAAGATTATCAGGTAAACAATGAAGAACTGATGTCTTCAAATGAGGAACTGCAAAGTAGTAATGAAGAGTTACAATCCGTCAACGAAGAACTTTATACGGTTAACCAAGAATATAAAGATAAACTGGATGAGATTTCCATCCTTAATGATGACTTTTTAAACTTATTCCAGTCAGCCGGTATTGCCAGTCTATACTTGGATAAAGACTTAAAGATTAGAAGGATTGCTCCTAATGCATCCAAATTTTTCGGGATAGAAAAGGAAGATATTGGTAGAAGTATTCTTCAGTTTAATACTTTCTTTGAAATTGAAGATGGTTTGATTTCTATTATTGACCGAGCTATCAAGAGCAAAGAAATCCAGGAAATTGAAATTAAGAATGCACAAAACTTATCTTATTTACTTAGAGTTTCTCCAATTGGTTCATATAATTCTAAGAGCGATGGCATCATCTTGTCGTTCATTCCAATAAGTGAGTTTAGTCCTATTATTCAATTAAATAAAAATGTTGAATTGTATAGTAAAGTGATTGAAAGAACTAAAGCACTATATGAATATCAACAGATTTATTCTTGGAGTTGGCAAAAGGACAACAACAGTTTTCATATTGATGAAAAAGCTAAAAAATTCATCAACTATAATTCATATGAAACTTTCTTCTGGAGAAGTCTCGAAGAACAGTTATCTGAATACCATAAAACTGAGTTTACCCGTAAAATCAATAATAGTATAAAAGATGGCAGTAGCTTTACTATGAGCCTATCAGTTGGGCGATATATTATTGAATTTACCTGTATGGCTAAGATGACCAAAGGTAAAGTTTCTCACTTATATGGTACCATTAAAGACAATACTCAATCTGAATTAAATAGAAAGAAGCTAAAGCAACTCGCTTCTACATATCTTGAGTTATCAGATTTAGATCAATTTGGTACTTTTAAGATGAAATCTAACGCTGAAAAGTCTGTAAAAATCAATGATACTCTGTTAAACTGGTTTGAGTTTAATTCTCAAGAACACAACTACAGCCTTGATGATATCATCGAACATATCCATCCAGAAGACAGAGGTGAATTTGCTAAAATCACTCAACAGAAAAAATTTAGTATAGTCGTTCGTTTCATTACTCAAAGTAAAAAGACTCTTTTCCTTAAGTTCGAGGGAGTCAATAAAACTTTAGAAAAGAAAGACAGAACCATGCTACTTGCCATTGTATTTGATATTAGTGATAGTAAGTCGCTAGAAATGCAATGGAAAGAAACGGTAAATATTGCAGAAAAAACTACACAAACCCTTGCCTTACAAAACGAGCAATTAGAAAGCTATACTTACATCGCTTCTCACAACATTCGTTCACCTCTCTCAAACTTATTAGCTCTTATGGAGTTATACGAAAATGAGAAGAGTGCAGAAGAAAGAGAGAACTTTATTGATCTATTTAGAAAAGCACTTCATCAGTTAGAAAAAACAGTCAATAATTTATCAGATGCCATAAAAGTACAGCAAAATATTAGTCTTGAACGTAAAGACATGCTGATTAAAGAGGAATTGATGAAAGTGATGGATGTGTTATCTGGTCAAATCAATAAATATGGTGTTTTAGTAAGCTTTGATATAGAAAGAGGTTTAAGGATTAATTACCCTGAAGAATACCTGAAAAGTATCTTCTTAAACCTAATGAGTAATGCTATTAAATATAGATCTAATGAGCGACTCCCAATTATAGAAGTTGAGGCTTACGAAAAGGATCATTCCGTATTTATTGAAATAAAGGATAACGGAATTGGCATTGATTTAGATAAATTTAGTCATAGAATATTTGGTATGTACCAGACATTCCATGCTAACCAAGATGCCCGAGGTTTAGGATTATTCCTTACAAAAAACCAAATTGAAGCTACAGGAGGTACAATTGCTGTAGACTCTACGGTTAACCAAGGCACTAAATTTATGATTACGATACCTAAAGAAAAGATATGA